GTGTACTCCTCAAACTTGTCAAGAAACTTCAGCACCGTCCTCCCCCTCCATGCCGCGCGCGGGCGCCCCATGTGCACCCATGGTCTGCCAGCACCTAAGCGGGCGAACCAACAGGATGGGGCGGCCCGCGCGGTCAGTACCTAAGCACACGAACGCTCTCTCACTTCACTCCTGCGATCGCATCCTCGAACGCTTTCACAATATCAGGGCCGACCTTCTCAGCCCACTTGTCATAGACAGACTTGGTCTTCTCACGGAAGGCTGCGAGCTGCTGCGGAGTGAGGTCGGTCACGACCATCCCCTTGGACCTTAGGAAGTCGTTGCCTTCCTTGAGGCCTTGCCTGCTTATGTCAACCTGCCACTTCATGGCGTCAGTAGCCGCCCTGCGAAGCTGCTGCTGAATGTCCGCGGGGAAGCTCTCCCAGACGTTCTTGTTCACTGCTAGGACGAGTGCGTCATAAGAGTAGTGCCAGTTGGTGAGGTACTTCTGAACCTCGTAGATCTTCGTGGGAATGATGATCCCGACCACGGGGTTTTCCTGCCCGTCGATGACCCGTTGCTGCAGGGAAGTGAAGACCTCCCCCCAGTTCATGGCGATCGGGTTCGCCCCGAGGGCGCGCATAATATCGACGTATATGGGAACGGTTACCCTGATCTTGAGCCCTTTCAGGTCATCCGGCGTGGTAATGGGCCGCACGTTGTTGGTGAGCTCGCGGAAGCCGTTCTCGCCCCACCCCAGGCCGACCATGTTGTACTTCTCCAGGACCTTGAACAGCTTTTCGCTAGCTGGTGAGTTGACCGCCGCGTCCACCGCTTCGTAGCTCGGGAAAAGGAACGGAAGCGCGAACACGTTGAATTCACCAATCATGGGCGAGATGTTGATGGTCGAGTTGAGCATGAAATCGATGGCGCCGCTCTGCACCATCTCCGCCTGGCGCATCTGGTCGCCGCCCACCAGGACGGCATTGGGGTACACCTTGATGTTGACGGCACCGCCGGTATACTCCTTGGCGAGCTCGGCGAACTTTACGGCCCCCCTGCCCCACGCAGTCTCGTTGGCCACGTTTGTGGTGAGCTTGTACTCGGCCTTCAGCTTCGCAGCCCCGAGCGCAGCCCCGCTTGTGACGAGCGTCAAAAGGGTCAGCATCACCGCTCCAACAAGGATAACTTTTCTCATCGACGTGCACCCGGCATTCCCGGGCGCATCACCTCCTCGTCTCCGACTGTTTCGAAACGATCTCCGGTAGGTGACATCAACCGCGTCCACCATCTTCGACCTTCAACGCCGGACGATTCGACACTATGCGATCCTGCGCACGGCTTCCACTATCTCTTTCTTTCGAGGCACCACGCGCGCCTCCAGAGGCGGGCTGAACGGTATGGGTACGTCGAGGGTCCCAACCCGTACAACTGGCGCATCAAGGTAATCGAACGCCGCTTCCGCAATGGTCGCAGCGATCTCCGCTCCGGCCCCGCCGCGACGGCAAGCCTCGTGAGCCACCACCACCTTCTTGGTCTTTTTCACTGACTCAATGACGGTATCGATGTCCATTGGGACGAGGGTGCGTAGGTCGACCACTTCCGTCTCGATCCCGTCTCTCGCGAGTTCCTTGGCGGCGTCGAGAGCTTGGTGGACCATGATGGAATACGTGACGCACGTTACGTCCTTTCCGGGCCTCTTGACGTCCGCCTTACCTATCGGAACGATGTACTCCTCTTCAGGCACCGGGCCCTTCATGGCGAAGAGGGCCTTGTGCTCGAAATAGAGCACGGGGTTGTCGTCCCTTATCGCGGCCTTGAGCAGCCCCTTCGCATCGTATGGGGTGGATGGGATAACGATCTTGAGGCCCGGCACATGCACGAACCATGACTCCAGGCTCTGCGAGTGCTGCGCCGCCGCAGATTTCACCACTCCGTCCGGTGCCCTCACGACGAGGGGAAGCCGGGCTTGTCCGCCGAACATGTAGTGGATCTTTGCCGCCTGGTTCGCGATCTCGTCCATGGCGCACGTCACGAAGTCCGCGAAGTGCATGTCGGCCACGGGCCTCATGCCGGTAAGGGCCGCGCCGACAGCAGCTCCTACTATCGCTGTCTCCGATATCGGTGTGTCGAGCACCCTCTCGTATCCGAACTCAGCCGGGAGGCCCTTGAACTGGCCGAAGATTCCGCCCTGCCGGGCTATGTCCTCGCCGAGGACGAACACAGTAGGATCGCGCCTCATCTCCTCGCTCATGGCCTCAAGCGTCGCCTGCGAAAACGTTATCTCCCTCATCTCCCGCACCCCTCCCCTTGTGTGTCCAACACATACAAGTCAGAGAACGCATCATCGGGGTCAGGGTAGGGGCTCTCCTCTGCGAAGCTCACGGCCTCGAGGATCTCCTCGCGCGCAGCGGCTCTAATGGCCTCCATCTCACCTTCGGTGAGCACGCCCTGAGCCCTCAGCCGGTCCTCAAAGCGCAGGATCGGGCACCTCGCCTTCCACTCCTCGACTTCGGAGCGGTCGCGGTATTTCTCTGGATCCCCGACGAAGTGTCCCTTGATTCGGTAGGTTTTCGCTTCCAAGAGCGTGGGACCGCCTCCCCGCCGCGCGCGGTCTATGGCCTCGCGCGCGGCCTCGTACACCGCGAGCACGTCGTTTCCATCAACCGTGACGCCAGGGATCCCGTAGCCGACGGCGCGGTCGGCCACGTCCCGCACGGACAGGGAATACGTCGCCGGCGTCGTCGACGCGTATTGGTTATGCTCGCAGACGAAGACACACGGAAGATGGAAGACGCTCGCCATGTTGAGAGCTTCATGAAACGTGCCGCGGTTCGAGGCGCCGTCACCGAAGAAGCACACCGCGACCTGATTGGTGCGCCTCATCTTCGCGGAAAGCGCAGCGCCGACTGCGATGTTGAACCCTCCTCCCACGACGCCGTTGGCACCGAGCATCCCCACGGAGAAGTCGGCGATGTGCATGCTTCCGCCCTTGCCCTTGCAATAGCCGGTGCTCTTGCCCAGGATCTCCGCCATCATCCGCCGCGGGCTGGCGCCTTTCGCGATGCAGTGCCCGTGGCCCCTGTGCGTGCTCACGATGTAATCCGAGCGCTCAAGCGAGGCACATACGCCCGAGGCAACCGCTTCCTCACCGATGTACAAATGGACGAACCCAGGAATCTTCCCAGCAAGAAAAAGCTCCTCCACCTTTTCCTCAAATGCCCTGATCCTCACCATCGTCGTATAAACCCGGATAAGAATGTCGCGGTCTGGCAACTTGCTCCCTCCCGTCAGCGGCTCTCGTCCGCCGGGAATGCGCGGTCCATCCCGGCTCATCTGACGGTCTTTGCAAGATCCTTGCCAACCACTCCGACACACAGCCGCAGTACAAACCGCGGGCCGTAGCTCAGAGTCGACGCATGACAAAGAGGAGCGGGGTTTACCCCCGCTCCTCACATGGTGTTCACAATCAGGACACCACACCATAGCTCACGTGCGATCACGAGGCCAGTGACTGTCCTAATTGTGCACACTGTCCTAAATGACGACACCCGTGGCTTCGCCGCCGATCGCGCCCGGCAAATCGCCGGTGGAAATGCCGAACTTCCTCATTTTACAGTATAAGGTGTTCCTGCTGATGCCGAGGGCCTTTGCTGCGCGGGACACGTTCCCGCCGTAGGCTGCGAGAGCTGCCTCCACGGCGCGACGCTCGGCCTCTGCAAGCGACCACACCTCCAGGGCCGCCGTCGCGGAAGCTTGATCCGGCGCGCCTTGCGGTGCGCCGTGACGTTCCCGCAGGTAACCAGGTAAATGCTCAACGTCCAATGTATCGCCCGATATGACGGCAAGCGTCCTCTCAACGACGTTCTCAAGCTCGCGCACGTTGCCGGGCCAATCGTGTCCCACGAGGATGTTCATTGCCTGCGGGGTGACCTTCACAGACTCCTTCCCCAGCTTACGCCCGACCTTCTCGAGGAAATGCCGGACGAGGATGGGGATATCGCTTTTCCTCTCTCTGAGCGGGGGCACGGTGATGGTGAACACGTTTAGACGATAGTAGAGATCCTGCCTAAAGTTGCCCTCCGCCACGTCGTGGGCGAGATCCCTGTTGCTCGCAGCCACGACCCGGGCGTCAACCGGCAGGACCACGTCCCCGCCCACCCGCGTGATCCGCCGCTCCTGCAGCACGCGAAGGAGCTTAGCTTGCACGTCGAGGGACATCTCGCCTATCTCATCCAGGAGGATCGTCCCTCCTGAGGCCAGCTCGAACTTGCCCGGGTGCCCCGATGCCCTTGCCCCCGTGAAGGCGCCTTTCTCGTACCCGAAGAGCTCGCTCTCCACAAGCTCGCGGGGTATCGCCGCGCAGTTGATCGCCACGAACGGGCCATCCTTCACCGCGCTCGCGTTGTGGATGGCTTGAGCGAACATTTCCTTACCTGTGCCGCTCTCCCCCAGGATGAGCACGTTCGAGGAGGTCTTTGCCGCCGTCTCCGCAAGCCGCTTGGCCTCGCGCATAGCGGGAGCGTCCCCGATTATGTCGTCGAACGTGAAGTTGGCGAAGGCTCCGACCATGTAGTGGACGAGCCGGCGCACCCTGCGGATCTCGCGGAACACGTCCACAACCCCGGTGAGACGCCCGTGCTCGTCGCGAATGGGGACAGCCGACTTTATGAAGTGCAAGGCACCGCGCTTGCTATTCACGACGAACTCGCGATCTATGTATCCCTCGCCGGTCTTGATTACATTGAGAATGACCGGGCGGAAATCCACGATATCGCTGACGTGTTGCCCCACCACCGCCTTGTGGTCGACCCCGAGTATCCTACCGCCGGCCGAGTTCATGTAGGTGACGCGGCCCTCAGCGTCAACCGTGAGAAGACCGTCGGAAATATGCTCGACTATCGCGGCCTGGTACTTTGAAGCAAGCGCCAGGTCGGCAAGGGCTTTCTCGACCCCGAGCTGGTTTTCAATGGCTCTCGCCGTGGCTACAACCATTCCGAGCGTGTGCCGGTGCGGCCTCGTCCCGAGCCCTGAGACGTTCAGCGCCCCCAAGACGCCTCCCGCCGGGTCTCTTATGGGCGCAGCCGAACACGTCCACGCACGATGAGCCCGGCAGAAGTGCTCCTCGCCAGCGACCTGGGCGGGACGCCCGCTCGCAAGAGCGATGCCTATGGCGGTTGTGCCGACCAGCCTCTCCGTCCACCGCACCCCGGGCACGAAGTTCACGGCACGCGCCGACTCCAGCACGCTTGGGTCGCCCGTTGCGGAAAGCACGTACCCGTCGGAGTCCACGAGCACTATGACATGGCCCGAGCCCGCAACGACCTCATAGAGGCTGGACATGAGAGGCTCGGCTACCCTGAGAAGCCGCGAACTCGCAGTCCTTCTCTTCTCGAGCTCGTCCGGCGGAAGTATGACGGTGCTTATGCCCCCTTCGGGATCAACGCCGAGCGCCCGGCAACGTTCCCAGGAGGCAGTGATCAAGTCTGGTGCGCCGCCGGAGGATTCGGCCCGCGCCGGTCCGAACCAGTGGGCGTCCAATTCCCGTTCCACGCGCTGCTCGTCAGGGCGCAATTCGAGTGCCGACATGTTGTAACCGCCTCCGCAGTGGCTTTGCGCTCGGAGAACCCGCTGCTCGCGGCGTGGTCTACCTCCCTCGCCCTCCGAGCCCGGTTGCGAGCAGGATCGCGCCTGCGATGATGAGCACGACCGGCCACAGCGCGCCGAAGTCGAACCACGGACAGAAATTGCGCGCAAGCAGCAGCCCGCCCACGCATACGAGCGCGATGCCCAGCACCTTTGCACCGCTCATGTCACGGCGCGCCCGGCTTCCTTCAGCGGCCGCCCGTTCCACCGGGGCAGCGGCAGGGGGAGGCGTCTCCCCTTTGAGTCTCGCCTCGACCTCTTTGGCTTTGTCTATCACTTCTTGACGGATACCCTCGGTCTTCTCGAACCTCTCGCTCGGTTCCGCCTGCGGATTCGCTGGGATCACGATCCACGCAATGATGTACGCCAGGATCCCTATGCCGTCGGCTAGTGCAAACAGCACCCAGAGTATCCGTACTATCGTCGGATCGATGTCGAAATACTCAGCGATCCCTCCTGCAACGCCGCCGATCACGCACTCGCTCTTCGAGCGATACAGCCGTCTCGCCACCGGCCTCATCCCCCCAAGCCGCACTTCTCGTCAAGGCGAATCAAATGAGGTTTGTCCTTTGGTATATCAATTCGTAACGCAAGCCACCATTTCCTTCTCGTAATCCACCTCCACTGCAAACTTGACGTCCGCTCCCAGTCTCCGATGCATGAGTATACACCAAGCGCGCAACCGCCTGCCCGCGCGCAGGGTGGCCTCGACGACCACCACCAGGCCCAACAAACAGCAGCCTGAAGGCGCTCCTCGCGATATGGGATGCGAAAAAACAAATTACTGTGAAGATAGATCTTCACAGTAATCTTGGCGCCCACACCCCGCGTCACGCTCAAGGATTACGTGGCGCACGTACGTGCTTTCTGATTGCCGTCACCACTACGCTGTGCCCGTACCCTTCGACCCGGGCCCATGACGGGTGCACTCTAACGAGAGCAGCCCGGGAGTCACACAATGGTGCCCCACCTGCTGCCGCGTGGCACAAACCGGCCGAAGCCGGGTTTGCCTATGACCTCGCGATCCCGAACTACGACCTTGCCCCTGACTATCGTGGTAAGCGGGATTCCATGTACAACAGTGCCCTCGTACGGAGTCCATCCGCACTTCGATTTCACGTCCTCATTTGCGAGGGTCTCCGAGGCATTCATGTCTACAAGCACGAGGTCAGCGTCAGAGCCCACAGCAAGGCTGCCTTTTCTCGGATAGAGCCCGTACAGGCGTGCAGGATTCGTGCTCATGCACGAGATGAGTGTTCCCATGTGGATCTTGCCTTCGAACACTCCGGTCAGCATGAGTCTCAAGGATGTCTCCACCCCGGGAATGCCCATCGCGCCCGCCCACATGTCATCGAGGCCCTTTTCCTTGTTCTCTTTTTCAAAAGGACAATGGTCCGAAGAGATGATGTCCACGAGCCCGCGTGCCATGGCATCCCACATTCGCTCCTGGGTCCCCGGCGGCTTCACGGGTGGAGCGAACTTCACCCACGGTCCCTTGGCCCGAAGAGTCTCAGTGCTCAGATAGAAGTAATGCGGACACGTCTCAGCGTACGCTTTCACGCCCCTCGCTCTGGCCTGCCTGATGATCGACAGGTTCTCCGGCGTGCTCACGTGAGCGAACACCACCCGAGCGCCCGTCCTTTCCGCCATGAGCAAGGCCTGCTGGATGGCGAGCGTCTCGGCAAGCTCGCTCCTGGCTTCGTAGTGGGTCATGTAGTCCTTGCGACCCGCAGCCTTCAGAGCCTCTTCATTGGCAGAGACGATTGCGTCGTCCTCGGCATGGATCAGCACGGTTCCATTCATGGCCGCGACTTCGGCGAAGACAAACTGCTGCAGTCCCACATGAATCGCATCTGCATTGTGAAGATGGCACGTGAACATCTTGAACGCCGTGATTCCGTGATCCCACATCTGCCTCAGTTCTTTGAGGTTGTCCCGCGAGATCCCGCCCTTCAGTGCGAAATCCACCAGGCTTCTGCCCTCGAGGTACTGTCGCTTGCGTTCGAGCTCTTTCCAGTCGAAGACTTGGGGATTGGTCCGATGATGCTCGATCACAGTTGTGGTGCCGCCGTAGGCCGCTGCGGTGGTCCCGGTGATGAAGTCCTCTCGGGACGTGTAACCCGGGTCCATCATGTGCACGTGACCGTCGACCACACCGGGCAAGACCACAAGGCCCCTGGCATCGATGGTCTCGTCTGCTTCAAAGCCTGTCCCAAGGCCTGATATGGTCTCTCCAGAGATGGCGATGTCTGCGTCAACCAGCGAGCCGTCGAGCAACGCGATCTTTCCACCTTTAATGACCAGGTCAGCATGGGTCATCAGAGAGTCGCCTCCTGCCGGACACCTAATCCAAGACTTACCACCCCAATGTCGTCTCCGGCGCACGCGGTTCACGTTCCGCCGCCAAAGCAGGCACTACACGCCGCACTCCTGCCGAGCGTCAGGCTCCAGGCTCCTCGATGAGCGACCGATATGATCCGGGCTCGCGCCCACGAATGGCGTCCGTGCCCGGGACAATCGCCTTGCAACGCGCATCGACCGTGGGCAGCATTGCGGAGACAGCCTGCTCCCGGTCGGTGAAAGCTTGCGCCAGCACGGCCCCTGCGGGGCTCGCGATCAAGCTCCCGCCCGCACCGTGTCGACCGACAGCGTTCGCTGCCGCTACGAAAACGCGGTTCTCCGCGGCGCGTGTACGTGCAAACAATTCGTGACGGTCTGTGCCCAGGCAGCATGGCCAGACGATGACGTCGGCCCCTCGAAGTGTGAGGATTCTCGCTACTTCAGGTAAAAAGCCCTCGTACCCGAGCATGATCCCGAAATTGCCGCGCCTGCCGCGGACAACGCAGTAATCTCCGTGACCGGCGGTGTACCGGCCCCTTTCGTTCGCGTCTAGGTGCAGCTTCCGATATGACGCCACGACCCTCCCGCCTTCGATGAAAAAGGCCGTCCTGTAGCGTCTGCCGCCGTCCAGCTCGTCCCCTGTGAGAACCACAGCGATGCCCCGTTGCGCCGTGGCCTTCTCCACGACACGCACCACCGGCTCATCATGGGCCACAAGCCAGCTCGGCACAGCAGGTTCTGGAAGGACGACGATGTCGACCCCCTGCACGGCAAGGTCGCTTAGATATCGTTCAAGCTTGAGGGCCAGGTCGGGGGCGGCCTGTCCCATATCCAGCTGCAGCGTGGCAACCACTGGGACCATTTCTTCAGGAACCACGCTCTCCCCCATGATTCGGGCCAGCTGGAGCTCTTCAAGCGGGCGCACCAGGTCACCGTAGGTCTCGGGACGCCGATCCTGCGTGGGCGCGAAGACGCCGTCGACCGGCGCGGGCCGGTCGAACGGCAATGGAATGTCCGCCGTCACGAGCTCAGGCAGATGCGCGCAGCCCTGCGCAACCACGTCACCCTGTGGCGATACGACGAGGCTTCGACCGCAGTACACGACGCTATCGGCCTCCGTCCCGACTTTGTTGGCCATGACTACCCACGCCTGGTTTTCGATGGCCCTGCACTTCAAC
The nucleotide sequence above comes from Bacillota bacterium. Encoded proteins:
- a CDS encoding DctP family TRAP transporter solute-binding subunit yields the protein MLTLLTLVTSGAALGAAKLKAEYKLTTNVANETAWGRGAVKFAELAKEYTGGAVNIKVYPNAVLVGGDQMRQAEMVQSGAIDFMLNSTINISPMIGEFNVFALPFLFPSYEAVDAAVNSPASEKLFKVLEKYNMVGLGWGENGFRELTNNVRPITTPDDLKGLKIRVTVPIYVDIMRALGANPIAMNWGEVFTSLQQRVIDGQENPVVGIIIPTKIYEVQKYLTNWHYSYDALVLAVNKNVWESFPADIQQQLRRAATDAMKWQVDISRQGLKEGNDFLRSKGMVVTDLTPQQLAAFREKTKSVYDKWAEKVGPDIVKAFEDAIAGVK
- a CDS encoding alpha-ketoacid dehydrogenase subunit beta: MREITFSQATLEAMSEEMRRDPTVFVLGEDIARQGGIFGQFKGLPAEFGYERVLDTPISETAIVGAAVGAALTGMRPVADMHFADFVTCAMDEIANQAAKIHYMFGGQARLPLVVRAPDGVVKSAAAQHSQSLESWFVHVPGLKIVIPSTPYDAKGLLKAAIRDDNPVLYFEHKALFAMKGPVPEEEYIVPIGKADVKRPGKDVTCVTYSIMVHQALDAAKELARDGIETEVVDLRTLVPMDIDTVIESVKKTKKVVVAHEACRRGGAGAEIAATIAEAAFDYLDAPVVRVGTLDVPIPFSPPLEARVVPRKKEIVEAVRRIA
- a CDS encoding sigma 54-interacting transcriptional regulator yields the protein MSALELRPDEQRVERELDAHWFGPARAESSGGAPDLITASWERCRALGVDPEGGISTVILPPDELEKRRTASSRLLRVAEPLMSSLYEVVAGSGHVIVLVDSDGYVLSATGDPSVLESARAVNFVPGVRWTERLVGTTAIGIALASGRPAQVAGEEHFCRAHRAWTCSAAPIRDPAGGVLGALNVSGLGTRPHRHTLGMVVATARAIENQLGVEKALADLALASKYQAAIVEHISDGLLTVDAEGRVTYMNSAGGRILGVDHKAVVGQHVSDIVDFRPVILNVIKTGEGYIDREFVVNSKRGALHFIKSAVPIRDEHGRLTGVVDVFREIRRVRRLVHYMVGAFANFTFDDIIGDAPAMREAKRLAETAAKTSSNVLILGESGTGKEMFAQAIHNASAVKDGPFVAINCAAIPRELVESELFGYEKGAFTGARASGHPGKFELASGGTILLDEIGEMSLDVQAKLLRVLQERRITRVGGDVVLPVDARVVAASNRDLAHDVAEGNFRQDLYYRLNVFTITVPPLRERKSDIPILVRHFLEKVGRKLGKESVKVTPQAMNILVGHDWPGNVRELENVVERTLAVISGDTLDVEHLPGYLRERHGAPQGAPDQASATAALEVWSLAEAERRAVEAALAAYGGNVSRAAKALGISRNTLYCKMRKFGISTGDLPGAIGGEATGVVI
- a CDS encoding PspC domain-containing protein; this encodes MARRLYRSKSECVIGGVAGGIAEYFDIDPTIVRILWVLFALADGIGILAYIIAWIVIPANPQAEPSERFEKTEGIRQEVIDKAKEVEARLKGETPPPAAAPVERAAAEGSRARRDMSGAKVLGIALVCVGGLLLARNFCPWFDFGALWPVVLIIAGAILLATGLGGRGR
- a CDS encoding thiamine pyrophosphate-dependent dehydrogenase E1 component subunit alpha translates to MSRDGPRIPGGREPLTGGSKLPDRDILIRVYTTMVRIRAFEEKVEELFLAGKIPGFVHLYIGEEAVASGVCASLERSDYIVSTHRGHGHCIAKGASPRRMMAEILGKSTGYCKGKGGSMHIADFSVGMLGANGVVGGGFNIAVGAALSAKMRRTNQVAVCFFGDGASNRGTFHEALNMASVFHLPCVFVCEHNQYASTTPATYSLSVRDVADRAVGYGIPGVTVDGNDVLAVYEAAREAIDRARRGGGPTLLEAKTYRIKGHFVGDPEKYRDRSEVEEWKARCPILRFEDRLRAQGVLTEGEMEAIRAAAREEILEAVSFAEESPYPDPDDAFSDLYVLDTQGEGCGR
- a CDS encoding carbon-nitrogen hydrolase family protein produces the protein MTKASLRVCCVQLNAYPLERAEEGLTHALDMIDRAARDNPDLVVLPECVYPAYYLSNWPSRRPHLRPTAEVLALFSDKAKEHGFYLAVGVAEESADGRAYNAGFLFDAQGRPAGMARKQFLWHFDSRWFTPGNEGDTIETPWGRIGMFICADGRVPEIPRALALKGARLLIDLTNLVATGKDETRLTSPQVEYMLKCRAIENQAWVVMANKVGTEADSVVYCGRSLVVSPQGDVVAQGCAHLPELVTADIPLPFDRPAPVDGVFAPTQDRRPETYGDLVRPLEELQLARIMGESVVPEEMVPVVATLQLDMGQAAPDLALKLERYLSDLAVQGVDIVVLPEPAVPSWLVAHDEPVVRVVEKATAQRGIAVVLTGDELDGGRRYRTAFFIEGGRVVASYRKLHLDANERGRYTAGHGDYCVVRGRRGNFGIMLGYEGFLPEVARILTLRGADVIVWPCCLGTDRHELFARTRAAENRVFVAAANAVGRHGAGGSLIASPAGAVLAQAFTDREQAVSAMLPTVDARCKAIVPGTDAIRGREPGSYRSLIEEPGA
- a CDS encoding dihydroorotase family protein produces the protein MTHADLVIKGGKIALLDGSLVDADIAISGETISGLGTGFEADETIDARGLVVLPGVVDGHVHMMDPGYTSREDFITGTTAAAYGGTTTVIEHHRTNPQVFDWKELERKRQYLEGRSLVDFALKGGISRDNLKELRQMWDHGITAFKMFTCHLHNADAIHVGLQQFVFAEVAAMNGTVLIHAEDDAIVSANEEALKAAGRKDYMTHYEARSELAETLAIQQALLMAERTGARVVFAHVSTPENLSIIRQARARGVKAYAETCPHYFYLSTETLRAKGPWVKFAPPVKPPGTQERMWDAMARGLVDIISSDHCPFEKENKEKGLDDMWAGAMGIPGVETSLRLMLTGVFEGKIHMGTLISCMSTNPARLYGLYPRKGSLAVGSDADLVLVDMNASETLANEDVKSKCGWTPYEGTVVHGIPLTTIVRGKVVVRDREVIGKPGFGRFVPRGSRWGTIV